From a single Centropristis striata isolate RG_2023a ecotype Rhode Island chromosome 14, C.striata_1.0, whole genome shotgun sequence genomic region:
- the LOC131984449 gene encoding BCL2/adenovirus E1B 19 kDa protein-interacting protein 2-like — MWLPSWPWNNGPALYPPRLLEALGSLSRYPIFPSYYEQSGPFLEDGDTEDEEKSDKKDEDKEDREDNEDAAAAAETAESQRETEVVDVFEPKSSKPTEERRAPPSSLALRPPKKKKVLVAPALSLSLGRSESTVSDDFPSAFLSPSPGDDDDTGLDFDLDAMETPSDCESLPFPIFNLEEDMRRLGVATGRRRAPGAAPGSRFESGTESGSWTEQGDLGALERDDVVDANGTRWRCFSTGVPPQDSRVNMSVLQPFLRVLSHGGYYGDGMNDIIVFSSCYLPQNSLQDYTYVMDHLFRFVVGTLDLMVAENYVIVYLCAGGQKDKLPGISWLKEVYTTIDRRLRKNLKGFYVVHPTWYIKALITIIKPFISSKFSRKLQFVDSLQDLSLFVPTEHVQIPDCVTQYDRSLSR, encoded by the exons ATgtggcttccgtcctggccgtggaacaacggaccagctctttaccctcccAGACTCCTGGAGGCACTGGGCTCGTTGAGCCGATACCCCATATTCCCGAGCTACTACGAGCAATCCGGTCCCTTTctggaag ACGGAGACACAGAGGAcgaagaaaaaagtgacaaaaaggaCGAAGAtaaagaggacagagaggacaacGAGGACGCTGCAGCAG cAGCTGAAACAGCAGAGTCCCAACGGGAGACAG aaGTTGTTGATGTGTTCGAGCCGAAATCATCGAAACCGACTGAAGAACGACGAG CTCCTCCCAGCAGCCTCGCCCTCCGgccaccaaagaagaagaaagtcctGGTGGCTCCGGCGCTCAGTCTGTCGCTAG gCCGCAGCGAGTCGACGGTGTCGGACGACTTCCCCTCGGCGTTCCTCTCGCCGTCGCCGGGAGACGACGATGACACGGGGCTGGACTTCGACCTGGACGCCATGGAAACGCCGTCCGACTGCGAGTCGCTGCCCTTCCCCATCTTCAACCTGGAAG AGGACATGCGGCGGCTGGGCGTGGCCACCGGACGCCGCCGGGCGCCCGGCGCCGCTCCGGGGTCGAGGTTCGAGTCCGGGACCGAGTCCGGGTCGTGGACGGAGCAGGGCGACCTCGGCGCTCTGGAGCGGGACGACGTGGTCGACGCTAACGGCACCAGGTGGCGCTGTTTCTCCACCGGCGTCCCGCCGCAGGACAGCCGCGTCAACATGAGCGTCCTGCAGCCGTTCCTACGCGTCCTGTCTCACGGAG gTTACTATGGAGACGGTATGAATGACATCATCGTGTTCTCGTCCTGCTACCTGCCACAGAACAGCCTGCAGGACTACACGTACGTCATGGATCACCTGTTCAG GTTCGTTGTTGGGACTCTGGATCTGATGGTCGCTGAGAACTACGTCATCGTTTATCTTTGTGCTGGAGGACAGAAAGACAAACTGCCGGGAATCAGCTGGCTGAAGGAGGTCTACACCACCATCGACAGGAG gttgaGGAAGAACCTGAAGGGGTTCTACGTGGTTCATCCCACCTGGTACATCAAAGCTCTCATCACCATCATCAAACCCTTCATCAG ctctaAGTTCAGCAGGAAGCTCCAGTTTGTTGACAGTCTCCAGGATCTTTCTCTCTTCGTCCCTACTGAGCATGTGCAGATCCCAGACTGCGTCACACA gtacGACCGCAGTCTGTCCAGGTGA
- the LOC131985501 gene encoding toll-like receptor 13, whose protein sequence is MRNQLFQHRFLFLLSVMLPVNLLLAYSLKNCSVSYSNNVTRVECSGRDLAAVPHDVPKDAVSLNLGSNHILKIKRTDLSRLLKLEYLQIGNNWILRIDDGAFADLELKQLDLSSNSIRNLTDNMFQGLGKLTNLSLERNQISDISPLAFRSLISLEQLILTNNHLHRMTDLVPILQLPNLNNLILDFNKFVSFQTDDLPLNKSNLRMLSMFGGRLTKFSITRDVFPRLQSVSLTAVDGFEWDVPEPEFLRSLNTLRLNESDVSCGTYREMLTSLRSVKELSLSFVKNQRDRHLVSIACQTPALTSLDLSGNYFVSINRTLLLSCSQLTDLDLSNNHLEELEELSLRSMMKLRRLDLRENWLSRVPLGVGGVSTLKILDLSVNAISALGCSDFRKLTRLEKLFLNHNRIATLKGCVFRNLNELKVLNVGENGVHTLTDFFKVNLKKLKVLDLTRNTLKHIKTGDFRNLHSLRSLYLESNTFYVTQKRAFEGLNSLKTLVVTPFFYNMSYRGIFRELHQLKRLKLHLTSSSSYKCSLQKTETQFSVFPLPFLKSLQIKSYDWRHEISPDFLNGLKSLEDFAAEKFFVESPHRDSFKYTPHLTSLQITQSKLQDFNPELFQPIPNLQTLNISNNKLRSLDFLRQVKLSALTRLTLRDNEITVIDESVFQSLPALTYLDLSGNPFTCDCSNAGFIQWAKNNNQTLVDNGHQYDCAFPAAQRGRKLLDFDVQSCWTDYGFLCFVSSTCLTLLTLLTSFTYHFLRWQLAYTFHLFLAFLYDSRKRKKGAAHQYDAFISYNVHDEAWVYREMLPVLEGEQGWRLCLHHRDFQPGKPIVENITDAIYGSRKTICVISRRYLQSEWCSREIQMASFRLFDEQKDVLILLFLEDIPARQLSPYHRMRKLVKRRTYLSWPLAGRHTGVFWQNVQRALETGDAPTETPNLLAPVQL, encoded by the exons ATGAGAAATCAGTTATTTCAACACcgtttcctcttcctcctgtccGTCATGCTTCCTGTTAACCTCCTGCTAGCTTACTCACTGAAGAACTGCTCCGTCAGTTATTCTAATAATGTAACTCGGGTCGAGTGTTCAGGTCGTGACCTCGCTGCGGTTCCTCATGACGTTCCCAAAGACGCAGTTTCTCTAAACCTCGGCTCAAACCACATTTTAAAGATAAAACGGACCGATTTGAGCAGATTATTGAAGCTTGAATATTTACAAATTGGAAATAACTGGATTTTGCGTATAGATGATGGAGCTTTTGCCGACTTGGAGTTAAAACAACTGGACCTGAGCTCAAACAGTATCAGAAACCTGACGGACAACATGTTTCAGGGACTTGGGAAATTAACTAATTTGTCTCTGGAGAGGAACCAGATCTCGGACATCTCGCCGCTCGCCTTCCGCTCCCTGATCAGCTTAGAGCAGCTAATTCTGACCAACAACCACCTGCACCGGATGACAGATCTTGTGCCGATCTTACAGCTACCAAACTTAAACAATCTGATCCTCGACTTTAACAAGTTTGTCTCTTTTCAGACGGACGACCTGCCTCTTAACAAATCGAACCTCCGGATGTTGAGCATGTTCGGGGGTCGACTGACCAAGTTCAGCATCACCAGAGACGTGTTTCCTCGTCTTCAGTCCGTCAGTTTAACGGCAGTTGACGGCTTTGAGTGGGACGTACCGGAGCCGGAGTTCCTGCGGAGCCTCAACACTCTGCGGTTGAATGAATCGGACGTTAGTTGCGGGACGTATCGAGAGATGCTGACGAGTCTTCGCTCAGTGAAGGAACTGTCGCTGAGCTTTGTGAAGAATCAGCGAGACAGACATCTGGTGTCCATCGCCTGCCAAACTCCGGCTCTGACAAGTCTTGATTTGAGCGGAAATTACTTTGTCAGCATAAACAGAACACTTCTGCTGTCCTGCTCTCAACTTACTGATCTGGATTTATCCAATAATCACCTGGAAGAGCTGGAAGAGCTTTCACTCAGATCCATGATGAAGCTCAGACGTCTAGACTTAAGAGAGAACTGGCTGTCCAGAGTCCCGCTGGGCGTCGGCGGCGTCTCAACACTTAAGATCCTGGATCTGAGCGTGAACGCCATCAGCGCGTTGGGCTGCTCCGACTTTAGAAAACTGACAAGGTTAGAAAAACTCTTTCTCAACCACAATCGCATTGCAACACTCAAGGGGTGTGTTTTTCGAAATCTGAATGAGTTGAAAGTTCTAAATGTTGGAGAAAACGGAGTTCATACGCTCACTGATTTCTTCAAAGTCAATTTAAAGAAACTAAAAGTTTTGGATTTGACCAGGAATACTTTGAAGCACATCAAAACAGGCGACTTCAGGAACCTCCACTCCCTCCGCTCGTTGTACTTGgaatcaaatacattttacgTGACTCAAAAACGAGCTTTTGAAGGACTGAACAGCCTTAAAACTCTTGTTGTTACACCGTTTTTTTACAACATGTCTTACAGAGGGATTTTTAGAGAACTACATCAACTAAAAAGACTTAAACTTCATCTCACGTCGT CATCGTCATATAAATGTTCTCTTCAAAAGACTGAAACACAGTTTTCAGTTTTTCCGTTACCTTTCCTGAAGAGccttcaaattaaaagttaCGATTGGCGTCATGAAATCTCTCCAGATTTCCTAAACGGTCTGAAGTCTTTGGAGGACTTTGCAGCAGAGAAATTCTTCGTAGAATCACCTCATCGAGACTCGTTTAAATACACTCCTCACCTGACGAGTCTTCAGATAACACAGAGTAAACTACAAGACTTCAACCCTGAACTGTTTCAGCCGATCCCAAACCTGCAGACTCTTAATATTTCCAATAACAAGCTCAGATCTTTAGATTTTCTGAGGCAGGTCAAGCTCTCTGCTCTCACCCGGTTAACTCTGAGAGACAATGAGATCACAGTGATCGACGAGTCCGTCTTCCAGTCTCTCCCTGCTCTAACATACCTGGACCTGTCCGGTAACCCTTTCACTTGTGACTGCTCCAACGCCGGATTCATCCAGTGGGCGAAGAACAACAACCAAACTCTGGTTGATAACGGACATCAGTACGACTGTGCCTTTCCTGCGGCTCAACGGGGGAGAAAGCTGCTGGACTTTGACGTCCAGTCCTGTTGGACAGACTATGGCTTCCTCTGCTTTGTTTCCAGCACCTGTCTGACTTTACTCACTCTCCTCACGTCCTTCACCTACCACTTCCTGAGGTGGCAGCTGGCCTACACCTTCCACCTCTTCCTGGCCTTCCTCTACGAcagcaggaagaggaagaagggcGCCGCTCATCAGTACGACGCCTTCATCTCCTACAACGTTCACGACGAGGCCTGGGTCTACAGGGAGATGCTTCCTGTGCTGGAAGGAGAGCAGGGCTGGAGACTGTGTCTGCACCACCGAGACTTCCAACCAG GTAAGCCCATCGTGGAGAACATCACAGACGCCATCTACGGCAGCAGGAAGACCATCTGTGTGATCAGCCGGCGCTACCTGCAGAGCGAGTGGTGCTCCAGAGAGATCCAGATGGCCAG CTTCCGTCTGTTCGACGAGCAGAAGGACGTGTTGATCCTGCTGTTTCTGGAGGACATCCCGGCCCGCCAGCTGTCTCCGTACCACCGCATGAGGAAGCTGGTGAAGAGACGCACCTACCTGAGCTGGCCGCTGGCCGGCCGCCACACGGGAGTCTTCTGGCAGAACGTCCAGAGAGCTCTGGAGACGGGGGACGCTCCCACCGAGACCCCCAACCTGCTCGCTCCCGtccaactttaa